A region from the Benincasa hispida cultivar B227 chromosome 12, ASM972705v1, whole genome shotgun sequence genome encodes:
- the LOC120067647 gene encoding heavy metal-associated isoprenylated plant protein 8-like encodes MRARAPVPLERARFAEEKNSSAGVEEVTADTENQKVIIKGKDLNPKKILEGIRKKYSKNVELISPKELPDTPNQNKPEPKKEEAQIKTVELKMNMHCEDCAKDIKKTIGKMEGVMTVETNKESSKVIVKGTVDAPKLVKYIKKKMGKNVEFFDKKQEKQSQPKESESKPANNKKDSNQDKENVISKYPPQYSLVHIYLDQTFSDDNVFSCSIM; translated from the exons ATGAGAGCGAGAGCACCTGTTcccttggagagagcgagatttgctgAGGAGAAAAATTCTTCAGCTG GTGTGGAGGAAGTGACAGCTGATACGGAGAATCAAAAAGtgataataaaaggaaaagacCTAAATCCAAAGAAAATATTGGAAGGAATTAGGAAAAAATACTCCAAAAATGTGGAGCTTATTTCTCCTAAGGAGCTGCCTGATACCCCCAACCAAAACAAACCTGAACCTAAAAAGGAAGag GCTCAGATAAAAACTGTTGAGCTAAAAATGAATATGCATTGTGAAGACTGTGCAAAAGATATCAAGAAAACCATTGGAAAAATGGAAg GTGTAATGACGGTAGAAACAAATAAAGAGAGTTCAAAAGTGATAGTGAAGGGAACAGTGGATGCTCCAAAGCTagtgaaatatattaaaaagaaaatggggaAAAATGTAGAGTTTTTCGACAAGAAACAAGAGAAACAAAGCCAACCTAAAGAATCAGAAAGCAAACCAGCTAATAATAAGAAAGATTCAAATCAAGACAAGGAAAATGTTATATCTAAATATCCTCCTCAATACTCTTTAGTTCACATTTACCTTGATCAAACTTTTAGTGATGATAATGTATTTTCTTGTtctattatgtaa